A single window of Methylomarinum sp. Ch1-1 DNA harbors:
- a CDS encoding rubredoxin-like domain-containing protein: protein MKQWVCETCGYNMIGEQPEHCPFCGADRDHFISWEQAEKTYRVCAYPVNADVTQLISEPRLGLEHAAYRVETKQGTVWIDCPSAFNRTLEPVQAILFTHPHFMGASNQYRELWQATVYLHALDAENPLAKPFPVDKRFSDDFVFAGIEAYHIGGHTPGFTLYIYQDVLFICDYAFPPGSSMRLNPFGPERETRQGAQIILKLIKSRPLKTVCGYNYCCDFKPWLDDFRRLVD from the coding sequence ATGAAACAATGGGTTTGCGAAACGTGCGGCTACAACATGATCGGTGAACAGCCCGAGCACTGTCCGTTTTGTGGCGCCGATAGGGATCATTTCATCAGCTGGGAGCAGGCGGAAAAAACCTACCGGGTTTGCGCCTATCCCGTCAACGCAGACGTGACTCAGCTTATTTCCGAACCCCGCCTGGGACTGGAGCATGCCGCCTATCGGGTCGAAACCAAACAGGGAACGGTATGGATCGACTGCCCTTCGGCCTTTAATCGAACGCTGGAGCCGGTACAGGCGATTTTATTCACTCATCCGCATTTCATGGGAGCTTCCAACCAATACCGCGAGCTTTGGCAGGCAACCGTGTATCTGCATGCTCTGGATGCGGAGAATCCCTTGGCTAAACCATTCCCGGTCGACAAGCGTTTCAGCGACGATTTTGTTTTTGCAGGCATAGAGGCCTATCACATCGGCGGACATACACCCGGCTTCACCCTGTATATTTATCAGGATGTTTTGTTTATTTGCGATTACGCCTTTCCGCCCGGTTCGTCGATGCGCTTGAATCCATTCGGGCCTGAACGCGAAACCAGGCAGGGCGCACAAATTATCCTGAAGCTGATCAAGTCGAGGCCGCTGAAGACGGTTTGCGGCTATAACTATTGTTGCGATTTTAAGCCGTGGCTTGACGATTTCCGGCGCCTCGTTGACTAG
- a CDS encoding APC family permease → MAVKATLKRAITLPLLVFYGAGTILGAGIYALIGKIAALSGQYAPFSFLLSALIAAFVAFTYAELSGRYPKSAGEAVYVHHAFQARWLTALVGWGIVLTGIVSAAVMARGAYGYLNELIVVSEGIAISLFVLLISLIAIVGISLSVNVAALVTLIEISGILLVLFVSREQLWSIPANWHALLPPFSWPVWQNIILGAFLAFYAFIGFEDMVNVAEEVIEPEKNLPSGIILALLIATVFYVLVALAAVLTLPIPVLADHKAPFALIFQSNSDIPAEIISLISLIAIMNGALVQIVMASRVLYGLAEKGAAPACFAFIHDKTRTPVIATLFFAAILLTMALWLPIAELAKITSFIILTIFALISLSLCIIKIRDKQHPFHYFKVPLIVPAISFLLCLSFIVLQFQ, encoded by the coding sequence ATGGCAGTCAAGGCGACGCTGAAAAGAGCGATCACATTACCGCTGTTGGTTTTTTACGGCGCGGGGACGATACTGGGAGCCGGTATTTATGCGCTGATCGGTAAAATCGCCGCATTAAGCGGTCAATATGCGCCATTCTCATTCTTACTGTCGGCGCTGATCGCGGCGTTCGTCGCCTTCACCTATGCGGAATTATCCGGACGCTATCCGAAGAGCGCCGGAGAGGCCGTCTATGTTCATCACGCATTCCAGGCGCGATGGCTGACAGCGCTGGTCGGCTGGGGTATCGTGTTGACCGGCATCGTTTCCGCCGCGGTGATGGCGAGGGGAGCTTATGGCTATCTGAATGAATTGATCGTCGTTTCCGAAGGCATCGCAATTTCGTTATTTGTGTTATTAATCAGCCTCATCGCCATTGTCGGCATTTCCCTGTCGGTCAACGTCGCGGCGCTGGTGACCCTGATTGAAATCAGCGGCATTCTATTGGTATTGTTTGTCAGTCGGGAGCAGCTATGGTCTATTCCTGCTAATTGGCACGCGTTATTGCCGCCGTTTTCCTGGCCGGTCTGGCAAAACATCATCCTCGGCGCCTTTCTAGCTTTTTATGCGTTTATCGGTTTCGAGGACATGGTTAACGTAGCCGAGGAAGTGATCGAGCCGGAAAAGAATCTGCCGTCGGGGATCATCTTGGCATTGCTGATTGCGACGGTGTTTTATGTGTTGGTTGCTTTGGCGGCGGTACTGACCTTACCGATTCCGGTCCTGGCCGATCATAAGGCGCCGTTTGCGTTAATATTTCAAAGTAACAGCGATATTCCGGCCGAGATCATCAGTCTAATCAGCCTGATCGCGATCATGAACGGGGCATTGGTGCAGATCGTCATGGCTTCCAGGGTCCTGTACGGTCTGGCCGAAAAGGGCGCAGCTCCCGCTTGTTTTGCTTTTATTCACGATAAAACCCGAACACCGGTCATCGCGACGCTGTTTTTTGCGGCGATCTTGCTGACGATGGCGTTGTGGCTGCCGATCGCCGAGTTGGCCAAAATCACCAGTTTTATCATATTGACTATTTTTGCCCTGATCAGCCTCAGTCTGTGCATCATTAAGATCAGGGACAAGCAGCATCCTTTTCATTATTTTAAAGTGCCTTTGATTGTCCCGGCGATCAGTTTTCTATTATGCCTGAGTTTCATCGTGTTACAGTTTCAATGA
- a CDS encoding thiol-disulfide oxidoreductase DCC family protein — MAQEHDKICVYYDGACPQCVRDRETYRKLAGKQAEDVCWIDITGQEQKLREIGIDPDRALQELHVKDQDGRILSELDAYILLMSKTPLLRPLAWLIGLPLIRPLLASLYHRLVNSRLRRSGRL, encoded by the coding sequence ATGGCTCAAGAACATGACAAAATTTGCGTATATTACGACGGCGCCTGTCCGCAATGCGTGCGTGACCGGGAGACCTATCGAAAGCTGGCCGGCAAGCAGGCTGAAGATGTGTGCTGGATAGACATCACCGGACAGGAACAAAAACTGCGGGAGATAGGCATCGATCCGGACAGGGCTTTGCAGGAATTGCATGTCAAGGATCAGGACGGACGCATTTTATCGGAATTGGATGCCTATATTCTGCTGATGAGCAAGACCCCGCTGTTGCGTCCTTTGGCCTGGCTGATAGGGCTGCCGTTGATTCGACCGTTACTGGCTTCGCTTTATCATCGACTGGTCAATAGCCGTTTGCGGCGTAGCGGAAGGTTGTAG
- a CDS encoding 1-phosphofructokinase family hexose kinase — protein MSRIISVTANTAIDFFIEVEGLCRQDNIQARSSREFACGKGINVARGLASLQTPVTCVGFVGRQSWQVFSELISAGLNVDFTAVDGKTRTNITLSDAAERRETHIRTAGFCVSADDCRLLSAKLDDMLAAGDLLILSGSLPGGADDLYRSLIELCHAKGVMAFLDSSGNGLRTGLAAKPYLIKPNLPELEEIAGESLVDEQAIVAAARRIVEQGVDWVCVSRGDQGLVVVGREVSLAACVQSLPGDVVSHIGCGDALVAGLAAATLHGKPLEEVVKTAVSCATGNLFSSEPGGFSQSLQQAIEAQVDIRSLAPLCC, from the coding sequence ATGAGTAGGATTATCAGCGTCACCGCGAATACCGCGATCGATTTCTTTATCGAAGTCGAAGGACTGTGCCGCCAGGATAACATTCAGGCCCGCAGCAGTCGCGAATTTGCCTGCGGCAAGGGGATTAATGTCGCCCGCGGGCTGGCGTCGTTGCAGACACCGGTGACTTGTGTAGGGTTCGTCGGTCGCCAGTCTTGGCAAGTTTTTAGCGAACTCATTTCGGCCGGATTGAATGTCGATTTCACCGCCGTCGATGGCAAAACCCGCACCAATATCACCTTGTCCGATGCGGCGGAACGGCGGGAAACGCATATCAGAACAGCCGGATTCTGTGTGAGCGCTGACGATTGTCGGCTACTGAGCGCAAAGCTGGATGATATGCTTGCGGCCGGAGACCTGCTGATTTTGTCGGGCAGTTTGCCTGGCGGCGCCGATGATTTGTATCGAAGTTTGATCGAATTGTGTCACGCTAAAGGCGTGATGGCGTTTTTGGATAGCAGCGGCAACGGTTTGCGGACGGGGTTAGCGGCCAAGCCTTATTTGATCAAACCGAATCTGCCTGAGCTCGAAGAAATTGCTGGCGAATCGTTGGTCGATGAACAAGCGATCGTCGCCGCCGCGCGCAGAATTGTAGAGCAAGGCGTAGACTGGGTTTGTGTCTCTCGCGGCGACCAAGGTCTGGTGGTCGTGGGCCGCGAAGTGTCGTTGGCCGCCTGCGTTCAGTCCTTGCCTGGCGATGTGGTCAGTCACATCGGCTGTGGCGATGCGCTGGTGGCGGGGCTGGCGGCGGCGACTTTGCACGGAAAACCGTTGGAGGAAGTCGTCAAAACGGCGGTGTCCTGCGCGACGGGCAATCTGTTTTCCAGCGAGCCGGGCGGATTTTCCCAATCGTTGCAACAGGCTATCGAGGCGCAAGTCGACATCCGCAGTTTGGCGCCGCTTTGCTGCTGA
- the ppsA gene encoding phosphoenolpyruvate synthase produces the protein MGYQYIRFFDEIGIEDIPLVGGKNASLGEMYQKLESRGVKVPNGFAITAEAYRYMLESSDSMASLRETLDALQQHDVESLARCGRKAREIVYAAGIPADLEEEISQAYRQLQQQYGEGLSLAVRSSATAEDLPTASFAGQQDTYLNVNGMAELLEACRRCFASLFTDRAIHYRIDHDFDHFDVALSIGVMKMVRSDLASSGVMFSLDTESGFREVVFITAAYGLGENVVQGNVDPDEFYVHKPTYQQGHRCVLRRMLGAKKIKMIYNEGNTREATKNVVTSAKERESYCLSDEDALKLADYAIQIEQLYSQTAGKDRPMDMEWAKDGLDDELYIVQARPETVTSQKQGMLLEEYRLKGDGEVAAQGHAVGDKIATGKAHIISGTDRLSEFRAGEVLVSDTTSPDWEPIMKIASAIITNRGGRTCHAAIVARELGIPAVIGCDNATSDIKTGEQVTVSCAEGDTGKVYRGEIPFDIEKTDLSGMERPETKIMLNLGNPDLAFKSSFLPNDGVGLARMEFIINEYIKIHPMALLHPDRVQDGGEKQQIKRLLRGYQQPVDYFVQRLAEGVGTIAAAFYPKPVVVRMSDFKSNEYASLLGGGNFEINEDNPMIGFRGASRYTHPNYQEGFALECEAMKRVRDKMGLTNVILMIPFCRRVEEGRRVLDKMAEYGLKRGENGLKVYVMCEIPNNVIQIDAFAELFDGFSIGSNDLTQLTLGVDRDSEIVSFDFDERDEGVKTLIRMAVEGAKRNGRYSGLCGQAPSDYPEMAEFLVELGIESMSLNPDTVIKTTLHVLEVEKRLRKAH, from the coding sequence ATGGGGTATCAATATATTCGTTTTTTCGATGAAATCGGTATCGAGGATATACCTTTGGTGGGCGGTAAAAATGCGTCGCTGGGGGAAATGTATCAAAAACTGGAGTCTCGCGGCGTCAAAGTGCCGAACGGTTTCGCCATTACCGCCGAGGCTTACCGCTATATGCTGGAGAGCAGCGACAGCATGGCCTCGTTACGCGAAACTTTGGACGCATTGCAGCAGCATGATGTCGAAAGCCTTGCCCGTTGCGGCCGCAAAGCCCGCGAGATCGTCTATGCGGCCGGCATTCCGGCAGATCTGGAAGAGGAAATCAGTCAGGCCTATCGGCAATTGCAGCAGCAGTATGGGGAAGGGCTGAGCCTAGCGGTGCGCAGTTCGGCCACTGCGGAAGACTTGCCGACCGCCAGTTTTGCCGGTCAGCAGGACACCTATCTGAATGTTAACGGCATGGCCGAATTGCTGGAAGCCTGCCGTCGTTGTTTCGCCAGCCTTTTTACCGATCGGGCGATTCATTACCGGATCGATCACGACTTTGATCATTTCGACGTGGCGCTGTCGATCGGCGTGATGAAAATGGTGCGTTCCGATCTGGCCAGCAGCGGAGTGATGTTTTCGTTGGACACCGAATCGGGATTTCGCGAGGTCGTGTTCATTACCGCGGCCTATGGCTTGGGTGAGAATGTCGTACAAGGCAATGTCGATCCGGATGAGTTCTATGTGCACAAACCCACCTATCAGCAGGGACACCGCTGTGTGTTGCGCCGCATGCTGGGGGCGAAAAAAATCAAGATGATTTACAACGAGGGCAACACCCGTGAAGCGACCAAAAATGTCGTGACCTCGGCCAAGGAGCGGGAATCCTATTGTTTAAGCGATGAGGATGCGCTGAAGCTGGCCGATTATGCGATTCAGATCGAACAGCTCTATAGTCAGACGGCCGGCAAGGACCGGCCGATGGACATGGAATGGGCCAAGGACGGGCTGGATGACGAACTGTATATCGTGCAGGCGCGGCCGGAAACGGTCACCTCGCAGAAACAAGGCATGCTGTTGGAGGAATACCGGCTGAAAGGCGACGGTGAAGTCGCGGCCCAAGGTCATGCCGTCGGCGACAAGATCGCGACAGGCAAAGCTCACATCATATCCGGCACCGATAGACTGTCCGAATTCCGCGCAGGCGAGGTGTTGGTGTCCGACACGACTTCGCCGGATTGGGAGCCTATCATGAAAATCGCCTCGGCGATCATCACCAACCGCGGCGGCCGCACCTGCCATGCCGCGATCGTCGCCAGGGAATTGGGCATACCGGCCGTGATCGGCTGCGACAACGCCACCTCCGACATCAAAACCGGCGAACAAGTGACCGTTAGCTGCGCCGAAGGCGATACCGGTAAGGTGTATCGCGGCGAGATTCCTTTTGACATCGAAAAGACTGATCTCAGCGGCATGGAGCGCCCGGAAACGAAAATCATGCTCAATCTGGGCAATCCCGACTTGGCGTTCAAGAGCAGTTTTCTGCCCAATGACGGAGTCGGGCTGGCGCGCATGGAATTCATCATCAACGAATATATCAAGATCCATCCGATGGCGCTGCTGCATCCAGACCGGGTGCAGGATGGTGGCGAAAAACAGCAAATCAAGCGCCTGTTGCGTGGCTACCAGCAGCCGGTCGATTATTTTGTCCAGCGTTTGGCGGAAGGGGTCGGCACGATCGCCGCGGCTTTTTATCCGAAGCCGGTCGTAGTGCGCATGTCCGATTTCAAAAGCAATGAATACGCCTCCTTGCTGGGCGGCGGCAATTTCGAAATCAACGAAGACAACCCGATGATCGGCTTCCGCGGCGCCTCCCGATATACCCATCCCAATTATCAGGAAGGCTTTGCGCTGGAATGCGAGGCGATGAAGCGGGTGCGAGACAAAATGGGGCTGACCAACGTCATCCTGATGATTCCGTTCTGCCGCCGGGTCGAGGAGGGAAGACGGGTATTGGACAAGATGGCCGAGTACGGCCTGAAACGAGGTGAAAACGGCCTGAAAGTTTATGTCATGTGCGAGATACCGAACAATGTCATCCAGATCGACGCCTTTGCCGAACTTTTCGACGGCTTTTCGATCGGCTCCAATGATCTGACTCAGTTGACGCTGGGGGTGGACCGGGATTCGGAAATCGTTTCCTTCGATTTCGACGAACGCGACGAAGGCGTCAAGACGCTGATTCGCATGGCCGTGGAAGGCGCGAAACGCAATGGCCGCTATTCCGGGCTGTGCGGGCAGGCGCCGTCCGATTATCCGGAAATGGCCGAATTTTTGGTCGAACTCGGTATCGAATCGATGAGCCTGAATCCGGACACCGTGATCAAAACCACGCTGCATGTGCTCGAGGTGGAAAAGCGTTTGCGAAAAGCCCATTAA
- a CDS encoding YjbQ family protein produces the protein MIARDGNGDSHLKAGLVGPSETIPIIDGELGLSTWQNIFFCEFDGPRSSRKIVCTVMTA, from the coding sequence ATGATCGCCAGGGACGGCAACGGCGATTCTCATTTGAAAGCGGGCTTGGTAGGGCCGTCGGAAACCATCCCGATCATCGATGGAGAATTGGGCTTGTCGACTTGGCAGAATATCTTTTTTTGTGAATTCGACGGTCCGCGCAGTTCGCGAAAGATAGTCTGTACCGTGATGACGGCGTAA
- a CDS encoding RibD family protein, which produces MSEQLCALYPHFSERVSLCGLYLAHRLQRQGGAETPFVYANFLSSLDGRIAIEDSGQNTPPYIPKHITTASDFSLFMELHAQADCLITHGGYMRALSEQRLGNILQVNKADLAEWRRSNGLKAQPAVIIASASLEFPMHASLSEHRQQVYIATGKKADAGRVRQWQEQGYPVLFSGEQQMVQGQALIGQLKKLGYRSIYLIAGPKMLDTMVRERQLSRLYLTLTHQLIGGLDFRTLLTGPALAGQGDMILKSLYYQQDTPAGSGQFFLQFDL; this is translated from the coding sequence ATGTCGGAACAATTATGCGCGCTTTATCCCCATTTCAGTGAGCGAGTTTCTTTGTGCGGTCTCTATTTGGCTCATCGCTTGCAGAGACAGGGCGGCGCCGAGACTCCTTTCGTTTACGCCAATTTCCTGTCCAGCCTGGACGGCCGCATCGCCATCGAAGACAGCGGACAAAACACTCCGCCTTATATTCCCAAACATATCACCACGGCTTCGGATTTCAGCCTGTTCATGGAATTGCATGCCCAGGCTGATTGTCTGATCACTCATGGCGGCTATATGCGCGCGCTAAGCGAGCAAAGACTGGGAAACATTCTCCAGGTCAATAAAGCCGATCTGGCCGAATGGCGCCGCAGCAACGGACTGAAAGCACAGCCGGCGGTGATTATCGCCAGCGCCAGCCTGGAGTTTCCGATGCATGCCAGTCTTAGCGAACATCGGCAGCAGGTTTATATCGCCACCGGAAAAAAAGCCGATGCGGGGCGAGTTCGCCAATGGCAGGAACAGGGTTACCCCGTGTTGTTCAGCGGCGAGCAGCAGATGGTGCAGGGACAGGCGTTAATCGGGCAACTGAAAAAGTTGGGCTATCGAAGCATTTATTTGATTGCGGGACCGAAAATGCTGGATACGATGGTCAGAGAACGGCAATTGTCGCGCCTCTATCTGACGCTGACTCATCAACTGATCGGCGGTCTGGATTTTCGCACCTTATTGACCGGTCCGGCGTTGGCCGGGCAGGGCGATATGATATTGAAGTCGTTATATTACCAGCAGGACACGCCCGCCGGTTCCGGGCAGTTTTTCCTGCAATTCGATCTGTAA
- the ftsH gene encoding ATP-dependent zinc metalloprotease FtsH: protein MADSKKDDFLTYLKAFFANVYQLLKKAFTRLDNSLSKKEADYDINQPTEEKSSKPGNWRWVAIALGVILLLSIFDNAAELRHEEIPYSQFLKAVKENQVDNVVVTEKYMIGKLKDGEQFMTFPLWNEELADLMEKHDVEYVVRSGESWLGNIIFNWVVPMVILVFIWSWFFRRTAAGPGRDFLNIGNKIRIHPDTGSKVTFDDVAGAESAKQELKETIDFLKAPERIQKLGGRMPKGVLLVGSPGTGKTLLARAVSGEAGVPFFNISGSEFIELFVGVGAARVRELFVQARQKAPCIIFIDELDAIGRTRGGPVVMGGHDEREQTLNQLLTEMDGFDPSSGVVVMAATNRPEVLDTALLRAGRFDRRIVVDKPDLQDRIEILKLHCKQLTMAEDIDLSVIGKRTPGLVGADLANIANEAAIIATRHNQDKVTMANFEAAIDRVLTGPEKKGRALSVEEKRRVAYHEAGHALVAEKVPTGQPVHKISIIPRGVSALGFTLQLPVEEKFLSTEEELKDQLAILLGGRSAEAIVLGAISTGAQNDLEKATEIARNMVCYLGMSKKLGALVYGRRQQLQFLPTEEAEQRNYSDETARLIDNEIKALIDEAEKRAQGILTRQRALLDRLAELLQEKEVIGREELTELLK from the coding sequence ATGGCCGATTCAAAAAAAGATGATTTCTTGACCTATCTTAAGGCCTTCTTTGCCAATGTTTATCAGTTGCTGAAGAAGGCATTTACAAGGCTGGATAATAGCTTGTCAAAGAAAGAAGCCGATTATGATATCAATCAGCCGACCGAGGAAAAATCATCGAAACCGGGAAACTGGCGCTGGGTTGCGATTGCCTTGGGCGTTATCTTGTTGCTGTCCATATTTGACAACGCCGCGGAATTGAGGCATGAAGAAATTCCCTATAGCCAGTTTCTGAAAGCGGTCAAGGAAAATCAGGTGGATAATGTCGTCGTCACCGAAAAATATATGATCGGTAAGCTGAAAGACGGTGAACAATTCATGACGTTTCCGTTGTGGAATGAGGAGTTGGCCGATTTGATGGAGAAGCATGACGTTGAATATGTGGTCAGAAGCGGTGAAAGCTGGCTGGGCAATATTATTTTCAACTGGGTGGTGCCGATGGTGATCCTGGTGTTTATCTGGTCCTGGTTTTTTCGTCGCACCGCGGCTGGACCCGGACGCGATTTTCTAAACATCGGCAATAAGATACGCATCCATCCCGATACCGGCTCCAAAGTCACCTTCGACGACGTGGCTGGCGCCGAAAGCGCCAAGCAGGAGCTGAAAGAAACCATCGATTTTCTCAAGGCTCCGGAAAGAATCCAGAAACTGGGCGGACGCATGCCTAAGGGCGTGCTGTTGGTCGGTTCGCCGGGAACCGGCAAGACACTGTTGGCGAGGGCGGTGTCCGGAGAGGCCGGGGTGCCGTTTTTTAATATCAGCGGATCCGAATTTATCGAACTGTTCGTTGGTGTTGGCGCTGCGAGGGTCAGAGAGCTGTTCGTACAAGCGAGACAAAAAGCCCCTTGTATTATCTTCATCGATGAGCTCGACGCGATCGGACGTACACGCGGCGGTCCTGTGGTGATGGGAGGGCATGATGAACGCGAACAAACCCTGAACCAGTTATTGACCGAGATGGATGGTTTCGATCCCTCTTCCGGAGTCGTCGTGATGGCGGCTACCAACCGGCCTGAGGTGTTAGATACGGCTTTGCTGCGCGCCGGCCGTTTCGATCGGCGTATTGTTGTCGACAAGCCTGATTTACAGGATCGTATCGAAATCCTGAAACTGCATTGCAAACAACTGACCATGGCCGAGGATATTGATTTGTCGGTTATCGGGAAACGCACGCCGGGCCTGGTCGGCGCCGATTTGGCCAATATCGCCAATGAAGCGGCGATTATCGCCACCCGCCACAATCAGGATAAAGTCACGATGGCCAACTTTGAGGCCGCGATCGATAGGGTGCTGACCGGTCCGGAGAAGAAAGGCCGGGCCTTGAGCGTCGAGGAAAAACGCCGGGTGGCTTATCATGAGGCCGGCCACGCCCTGGTTGCGGAAAAGGTTCCGACCGGTCAACCGGTGCATAAAATTTCCATCATTCCCCGAGGTGTGTCGGCATTGGGCTTTACTTTGCAACTGCCGGTCGAGGAAAAATTCCTGTCTACCGAGGAAGAGCTGAAAGATCAACTGGCGATCTTGTTAGGAGGACGCAGCGCCGAGGCGATTGTGTTGGGCGCTATTTCCACCGGTGCGCAAAACGATTTGGAAAAAGCCACCGAAATCGCCCGCAACATGGTTTGTTATCTGGGCATGAGTAAAAAACTGGGAGCCTTAGTCTATGGCAGGCGTCAGCAGCTGCAGTTTTTGCCGACCGAAGAGGCCGAGCAACGGAACTACAGCGATGAAACGGCCCGTTTGATCGATAACGAAATCAAGGCGCTGATCGACGAGGCGGAGAAAAGAGCCCAAGGCATACTGACCCGGCAACGTGCGTTGCTTGACCGATTAGCCGAGCTGCTGCAGGAAAAAGAAGTGATAGGCAGAGAAGAGTTGACCGAGTTGCTGAAATAA
- a CDS encoding DUF6494 family protein, whose amino-acid sequence MNEDILNLEVRKYLKKVGLTSQREIEHAILKAIENGNLQGSETLPVKMTLELPDVDLKLTIEGDLAMD is encoded by the coding sequence ATGAATGAAGATATCCTGAATTTGGAAGTGAGAAAATATCTGAAGAAAGTCGGATTGACATCGCAACGGGAAATCGAACATGCGATCCTTAAGGCCATCGAAAACGGCAATTTGCAGGGCTCGGAAACCCTGCCCGTCAAGATGACGCTGGAGTTGCCCGATGTCGACCTTAAGTTGACTATCGAGGGTGATTTGGCGATGGATTAG
- the sixA gene encoding phosphohistidine phosphatase SixA: MNILLVQHGKCFAKEADPDRSLTVQGREEVIKVAGQAVEAQIEVGAIFHSGKLRALQTAELFAQHLNVDRMEAIDGIAPLDDVEVFAQHFQWPDQAMLVGHLPFMARLAAYLLTGRAEPAIIKFQHGGIVCLEQNEYPHWALKWTMMPLID; encoded by the coding sequence ATGAACATCTTACTGGTGCAACACGGCAAATGTTTTGCCAAAGAGGCCGATCCGGACAGAAGCCTGACGGTCCAAGGCCGGGAAGAAGTTATCAAGGTGGCGGGGCAGGCGGTTGAGGCACAGATAGAAGTCGGCGCCATATTTCATAGCGGTAAGCTACGCGCCTTGCAAACGGCCGAGCTATTTGCGCAGCATCTTAACGTCGACCGGATGGAAGCGATTGACGGCATTGCGCCATTGGACGATGTCGAGGTCTTCGCACAACATTTTCAATGGCCCGATCAAGCGATGCTGGTCGGTCATTTGCCTTTCATGGCGCGTTTGGCCGCCTATTTGTTGACCGGCCGTGCCGAGCCAGCCATCATTAAGTTTCAGCATGGAGGCATCGTCTGTCTTGAGCAAAACGAGTATCCACATTGGGCGCTAAAGTGGACGATGATGCCGCTGATCGATTAA
- a CDS encoding ferritin-like domain-containing protein, giving the protein MTDSGIDKDAVIEVLNKILETELAGVVRYTHYSLMVFGYSRIPIVSWMRGQATESLNHATEAGEMITHLGGHPSLGIGPLLETHRHDIGAILEESLEHELLAVAEYRNLLELTMDRDVMLEEYARRMLALEETHLGEVRKMLQKPGG; this is encoded by the coding sequence ATGACTGACAGCGGAATCGATAAAGACGCGGTGATTGAGGTATTGAATAAGATCCTGGAAACGGAACTGGCCGGCGTCGTACGTTACACTCATTATTCTCTGATGGTGTTTGGTTACAGCCGCATTCCGATAGTGTCCTGGATGCGCGGTCAGGCGACTGAATCGTTGAATCATGCGACTGAGGCCGGCGAAATGATTACGCACTTGGGCGGCCATCCCTCGTTGGGAATCGGACCGTTGCTGGAGACCCATCGTCACGATATCGGCGCGATACTGGAAGAATCGCTGGAGCATGAGTTGTTGGCCGTCGCCGAGTATAGGAATTTGCTGGAATTGACGATGGACCGCGATGTCATGTTGGAAGAATATGCCCGGCGCATGCTCGCGCTGGAAGAAACCCATTTGGGCGAGGTCCGCAAGATGCTGCAAAAGCCGGGTGGATGA